The following coding sequences lie in one Capsicum annuum cultivar UCD-10X-F1 chromosome 5, UCD10Xv1.1, whole genome shotgun sequence genomic window:
- the LOC107870894 gene encoding ATP synthase delta chain, chloroplastic, giving the protein MDTLPTSVSSLTVPKANSSPNLRRYSADFHHFKNPFTTSYHFTFPKPTSISNKTNSFTHRKTPNLPFLIKQTSTKQQQTPHTVHTRASSGYAAALVDIANTHNSLEKLDKDMRKLSRMLRNDAISTLMKDPFVGNQEKGYVVKEILSKGNFNKHLAGVMKILVDKGKMGILNEVLMEFERIYDKLCGTQVVLVSSEMKLEKDKVLGIAKKVHELSGAERVKVKVRNLVDDDKKRSRSFALQ; this is encoded by the coding sequence ATGGACACTCTTCCTACATCAGTTTCTTCACTCACAGTTCCAAAGGCAAATTCCTCACCAAATCTCCGTAGATACTCTGCTGATTTCCACCATTTCAAGAATCCTTTTACTACATCATACCACTTCACTTTCCCAAAGCCAACCTCAATCTCAAACAAAACCAACTCTTTTACACACAGAAAAACTCCCAACCTCCCATTTTTAATCAAACAAACCTCCACCAAGCAACAACAAACACCTCATACAGTTCATACAAGAGCTTCAAGTGGCTATGCAGCAGCACTTGTAGACATAGCTAACACACACAACTCACTCGAAAAACTCGATAAAGACATGCGAAAGTTATCAAGAATGTTAAGAAATGATGCCATAAGTACTCTTATGAAAGACCCTTTTGTTGGAAATCAAGAAAAAGGGTATGTTGTTAAGGAGATATTGTCTAAGGGGAATTTCAACAAACATTTGGCGGGCGTAATGAAGATTTTGGTTGATAAGGGTAAAATGGGAATTTTGAATGAAGTGTTGATGGAATTTGAGAGGATTTATGATAAGCTTTGTGGGACACAAGTTGTTTTGGTTTCATCAGAGATGAAATTGGAGAAAGATAAAGTGTTGGGAATTGCTAAGAAGGTACATGAGCTTAGTGGGGCTGAAAGAGTGAAGGTTAAGGTGAGAAATTTGGTTGATGATGATAAGAAAAGGTCAAGATCCTTTGCTCTGCAATGA